In Euwallacea similis isolate ESF13 chromosome 17, ESF131.1, whole genome shotgun sequence, a single window of DNA contains:
- the LOC136414429 gene encoding cuticle protein 16.5-like yields MYKYPPKILNCISYLFTRNIKTTTMNSYSFVAFFAVLAVASASVAAVLPSTKIIQGPSSRSTVVGPDGSAISSIAPGGQIISEESVGVVAETAPVVAAAPALAYSAPLVAAHAAPAVAYSAPVVAAHTAYAAPVVAAHTAYSAPVVSAYSAPVVSTYSAPLVSGVATHSTVDTVVAGPSGTIATGRTVASPVVAAAPVVSAW; encoded by the exons ATGTATAAATATCCGCCCAAGATTTTAAACTGTATCAGTTATCTGTTCAccagaaatattaaaacaaccacAATGAACTCCTAC TCCTTCGTCGCTTTTTTCGCCGTCTTGGCTGTGGCCAGCGCCAGTGTCGCTGCCGTCCTGCCATCGACCAAAATCATCCAAGGGCCCAGCTCCAGGAGTACCGTGGTTGGACCTGATGGTAGCGCCATCTCCTCAATTGCCCCTGGTGGACAGATCATCTCCGAAGAATCCGTAGGAGTGGTTGCCGAAACCGCCCCCGTTGTAGCGGCCGCCCCAGCTCTCGCCTACTCTGCCCCATTAGTCGCTGCCCACGCTGCCCCAGCTGTCGCATACTCTGCCCCAGTAGTGGCTGCCCATACTGCATACGCCGCGCCAGTGGTGGCCGCCCATACTGCCTACTCTGCCCCAGTGGTGTCTGCCTATTCTGCCCCAGTAGTGTCTACCTATTCAGCACCTTTGGTTTCCGGAGTTGCCACTCACTCTACCGTTGACACCGTCGTTGCTGGGCCATCTGGTACCATTGCTACTGGCAGGACTGTCGCTTCCCCAGTTGTGGCTGCAGCTCCCGTGGTTTCCGCTTGGTAG